The following are encoded in a window of Arachis duranensis cultivar V14167 unplaced genomic scaffold, aradu.V14167.gnm2.J7QH unplaced_Scaffold_165934, whole genome shotgun sequence genomic DNA:
- the LOC127743965 gene encoding protein DYAD-like: MVNTTTIAAGSDELQVGGFHEILHSMLPPDSPVQLKSVRIAMVSEIDREENLVSLRYPSLHSLRTHFTNPNFGKPEAKKIPALDEKCVMDFNSAVKALFRRVPILEFVENRESWAFWASPEEKPIATAGGGANSTIACKQGRCWSHLKFTGMLQWGQRRHVRFLGRHEAQLRPNQLQLATVDDTEENKKRNGRDQEDEEEEEETKTKKKLTTRQCNAIVVTTNDVVSNHASNRNTKAKNKRRKIAIDRWSVQRYKTAEENMLRVMKEKGAVFGNPIMRAELRSEARKYIGDTGLLDHLLKHMAGKVAPGGTERFRRRHNAEGAMEYWLESADLVDVRRQAGVQDPYWTPPPGWSIGDIIISPHDHVLAVAQLNEIKQEILQLKQEMRELAAKKEEEALVTTPTSCLSNLQSEENASLGPKQEIYVELVNKKVKIEEQLKEISLTLSTMAEQLGMLKEPTMSESANSGDDAVMQEKSTGNMESLISGFQICKPKGVFVWPNRDVSSPKVDYIAPIDENHPASKPNTEHLSMPMLMPNLYSHVKPLAERRPLSNATLTHVFGAFSPCFSPPLDTP; the protein is encoded by the exons ATGGTGAACACTACCACCATTGCAGCAGGTTCCGATGAATTACAAGTCGGTGGATTCCATGAAATCCTTCACTCCATGCTCCCACCTGATTCCCCCGTTCAGCTCAAATCCGTTCGCATTGCAATG GTGAGTGAGATTGACAGAGAGGAGAATCTGGTTTCGTTGAGGTACCCAAGCCTTCACTCTCTTCGCACTCACTTCACTAATCCCAACTTCGGAAAACCCGAAGCCAAGAAGATTCCAGCGCTCGACGAGAAATGCGTTATGGATTTCAATTCCGCCGTGAAAGCACTCTTCAGGAGAGTCCCGATCCTCGAATTCGTCGAAAATAGAGAGTCGTGGGCTTTTTGGGCCTCGCCGGAAGAAAAGCCCATTGCCACCGCCGGTGGAGGAGCAAATAGTACAATAGCATGCAAGCAAGGTCGGTGCTGGTCTCACCTCAAGTTCACGGGAATGCTTCAGTGGGGCCAACGACGCCACGTTCGCTTCTTGGGCCGCCATGAGGCCCAATTACGGCCCAATCAACTTCAACTAGCTACCGTTGATGACACGGAGGAGAACAAGAAGAGAAACGGAAGAGAtcaagaagacgaagaagaagaagaagaaacgaagacgaagaagaagttGACAACTCGTCAATGCAATGCGATTGTTGTAACCacaaacgacgtcgtttcgaATCATGCATCGAACAGAAACACCAAAGCGAAAAACAAGCGCCGGAAAATCGCTATTGATAGATGGTCAGTTCAAAG GTATAAGACTGCGGAGGAGAATATGTTGAGGGTCATGAAGGAGAAGGGGGCAGTGTTTGGGAACCCAATAATGAGGGCAGAGCTGAGATCAGAAGCAAGGAAGTACATTGGGGACACTGGTTTATTGGACCATTTGCTCAAGCACATGGCAGGCAAGGTGGCACCAGGCGGAACTGAGAGGTTCCGGCGGCGCCACAATGCCGAGGGCGCCATGGAGTATTGGCTGGAGAGTGCTGATCTCGTCGATGTCCGGCGCCAAGCAGGGGTTCAGGACCCTTACTGGACTCCTCCTCCTGGTTGGAGCATTGGTGATATTATCATttctccacatgatcatgttcTTGCTGTTGCTCAACTCAATGAGATCAAGCAGGAAATTCTTCAGTTGAAGCA GGAAATGAGGGAGCTTGCAgcaaagaaggaagaggaagctTTGGTCACCACCCCTACTTCATGCTTGTCCAATTTACAATCCGAGGAGAATGCTTCCTTGGGTCCAAAGCAG GAGATCTATGTAGAGTTGGTGAATAAGAAGGTTAAAATTGAGGAACAACTGAAGGAAATTTCCCTCACTTTGAGCACCATGGCG GAGCAACTAGGGATGCTGAAGGAACCAACAATGTCAGAATCAGCAAATTCAGGGGATGATGCAGTGATGCAAGAAAAAAGCACTGGAAATATGGAAAGCTTGATAAGTGGCTTCCAAATTTGCAAGCCAAAAGGGGTATTTGTGTGGCCAAATAGGGATGTGTCTTCTCCAAAGGTTGATTATATTGCCCCCATTGATGAAAACCATCCAGCTTCCAAACCCAACACTGAACACTTGTCAATGCCAATGCTAATGCCTAACCTTTATTCCCATGTTAAGCCATTAGCAGAGAGACGCCCTTTGAGCAATGCTACTTTGACCCATGTCTTTGGGGCCTTTTCCCCTTGCTTTTCTCCACCATTAGACACCCCATGA
- the LOC107476750 gene encoding putative kinase-like protein TMKL1, whose amino-acid sequence MKTTLMVILLLVLASATFLVIVALYVFLYLKRLSSRDGSEKKDIESSEQQKQEEEEEEVAMKEDLIIFHGGEDLTICDILDAPGEVIGKSNYGTLYKALLQRSNKVRLLRFLRPVCTTRGEDLDEMIQFLGRLRHPNLVPLLGFYTGPRGEKLLVHPFYRNGNLTQFIRDGNGECYKWSNICKISYGIAKGLEHLHTGLDKPIIHGNLKSKNILLDRSYQPYISDSSLHLLLNPTAGQEMLESSAAQGYKSPELIKMKDASEETDIYSLGVIFLELLSGKEPINEHPTPDEDFYLPNFMRNAVLAHRTADLYHPAILLRNSRDDNKNSVSEASILKFFQLAMACCSPSPSVRPNIKLVLRKLEEIIH is encoded by the exons ATGAAAACTACCCTTATGGTGATACTATTACTAGTACTAGCTTCAGCTACATTTCTTGTAATTGTTGCACTTTATGTGTTCTTATACTTGAAAAGATTATCATCAAGAGATGGAAGTGAGAAGAAGGATATAGAGAGCTCAGAACAGCAGAaacaggaagaagaagaagaggaggtgGCTATGAAGGAGGACTTGATCATCTTCCATGGTGGTGAGGATTTGACAATTTGTGATATTTTGGATGCACCTGGTGAGGTTATTGGGAAGTCCAATTATGGAACTTTGTATAAGGCTTTGCTTCAGAGGAGCAACAAGGTGAGGCTTTTGAGGTTTCTGAGGCCAGTTTGCACCACAAGAGGTGAAGATTTGGATGAGATGATTCAGTTTCTTGGAAGGTTGAGGCACCCCAATTTGGTGCCTCTTCTTGGATTCTACACAGGTCCAAGGGGTGAGAAGCTACTTGTTCATCCTTTCTATAGGAATGGAAATCTGACTCAATTCATTAGAG ATGGAAATGGAGAGTGTTACAAATGGTCTAACATATGCAAAATATCCTACGGTATAGCCAAAGGATTAGAGCATCTTCACACTGGACTAGACAAACCAATCATCCATGGAAACCTCAAGTCGAAAAACATCCTTTTGGATCGGTCTTACCAACCGTACATCTCAGATTCCAGCCTCCACCTTCTGCTGAATCCTACTGCCGGCCAAGAAATGCTCGAAAGCTCGGCTGCTCAAGGATACAAGTCACCAGAGCTCATCAAGATGAAGGATGCAAGTGAAGAGACTGATATATACAGCCTTGGTGTGATCTTCCTCGAATTGCTTTCGGGAAAGGAACCTATCAACGAGCATCCGACACCTGATGAGGATTTCTATCTTCCCAATTTCATGAGAAATGCTGTTCTTGCACATAGAACTGCTGATCTTTACCATCCAGCCATTCTCCTCAGAAACAGCAGAGATGACAACAAGAATTCGGTCAGCGAAGCAAGCATTCTCAAGTTTTTCCAACTTGCAATGGCTTGTTGCTCCCCTTCACCTTCAGTTAGGCCTAACATAAAGCTAGTCCTTAGAAAGCTTGAAGAGATTATACACTAG